The Roseovarius indicus genome has a segment encoding these proteins:
- a CDS encoding DUF1467 family protein gives MGIASGIVLFMVIWFMTFLVVLPIRIQTQGEAGEVVPGTHAGSPEKHHLKKKAWIVTGISAVIWAIIATIILTGTITVRDIDMFDRMGPSSEEAS, from the coding sequence ATGGGCATCGCCTCGGGCATCGTTCTCTTCATGGTGATCTGGTTCATGACCTTCCTGGTCGTGCTGCCGATCCGCATCCAGACACAGGGCGAGGCGGGCGAGGTCGTGCCCGGCACCCATGCCGGCTCGCCCGAAAAGCATCATCTGAAGAAGAAAGCCTGGATCGTCACGGGCATCTCGGCGGTGATCTGGGCGATCATCGCCACGATCATCCTCACTGGCACGATCACGGTTCGGGATATCGACATGTTCGACCGGATGGGGCCCTCGTCGGAAGAGGCGTCCTGA
- the mce gene encoding methylmalonyl-CoA epimerase → MIGRLNHVAIAVPDLEAAADQYRTALGANVGEPQDEPDHGVTVIFIELPNTKIELLYPLGEDSPINGFLEKNPSGGIHHVCYEVDDILAARDHLKESGARVLGSGEPKIGAHGKPVLFLHPKDFNGCLVELEQV, encoded by the coding sequence ATGATCGGACGCCTGAACCATGTCGCCATCGCCGTGCCCGACCTCGAGGCCGCGGCGGATCAGTACCGCACCGCGCTCGGCGCCAATGTGGGCGAGCCGCAGGACGAGCCCGACCACGGCGTCACCGTCATCTTCATCGAGCTGCCCAACACCAAGATCGAGCTGCTCTACCCGCTGGGCGAGGACAGCCCGATCAACGGCTTTCTCGAAAAGAACCCCTCGGGGGGCATCCACCATGTCTGCTACGAGGTCGACGACATCCTCGCCGCCCGCGATCACCTGAAGGAATCCGGCGCCCGCGTTCTTGGCTCGGGCGAGCCCAAGATCGGCGCCCATGGCAAGCCGGTGCTGTTCCTGCACCCGAAAGACTTCAACGGCTGCCTCGTGGAGCTGGAGCAGGTCTGA
- a CDS encoding response regulator, translating into MDTQDTLQPQVRPTASRPLLGMTILVVEDSRFTCETLRLMCLRSGARIRRADCLASARRHLQVYRPSAAVIDMGLPDGSGLDLIAELSRATPRVGVIIGLSGDDRAETEALAAGADGFLGKPLDSLAQFQETVLSALPPAAVPAGPRSLTEEAVSPDRVAFRDDMSHVAALLEQRQDGATIDYVVQFLGGVARSARDYTLERAASDLARSRCQGKTRHEKVARLMQMVHARIESRAAI; encoded by the coding sequence ATGGACACCCAAGACACGCTTCAGCCGCAGGTGCGGCCCACCGCCAGCCGCCCGCTTCTGGGCATGACCATCCTGGTGGTCGAGGATAGCCGCTTTACCTGCGAAACGCTCCGCCTGATGTGCCTGAGGAGCGGGGCGCGCATCAGGCGGGCCGACTGCCTGGCCTCGGCCCGGCGGCACCTGCAGGTGTACCGGCCCTCGGCGGCGGTGATCGACATGGGGCTGCCTGATGGCTCGGGGCTCGACCTGATCGCCGAGCTGTCCCGCGCGACGCCCCGGGTGGGTGTCATCATCGGGCTGAGCGGCGACGACCGGGCCGAGACCGAGGCGCTGGCAGCGGGGGCGGACGGGTTCCTGGGAAAACCGCTCGACAGCCTTGCGCAGTTCCAGGAAACGGTCCTGTCGGCCCTGCCCCCTGCGGCGGTGCCCGCCGGGCCACGGTCGCTGACGGAAGAGGCGGTGAGCCCCGACCGCGTGGCGTTCCGCGATGACATGTCCCACGTGGCGGCCCTGCTGGAGCAGCGGCAGGACGGCGCGACGATCGATTACGTGGTGCAGTTTCTTGGCGGCGTGGCCCGCTCGGCGCGGGATTACACGCTGGAACGGGCCGCGAGCGACCTCGCCCGCAGCCGGTGCCAGGGCAAAACCCGGCACGAGAAGGTGGCACGGCTGATGCAGATGGTACATGCGCGGATCGAAAGCCGGGCGGCGATCTGA
- a CDS encoding GNAT family N-acetyltransferase, with the protein MKDARPLGPVVPNWTPPPLPAGEPMAGRYAELEKLDADRHAALLYKAFDGHDEVWDYMPDGPFASAAQFHRWMRGATQRDDILFLAIRDRVTGTYGGFASYLRMQPAAGSIEVGFIAMAPQLQRTRAATDAMYLMMKWAFEAGYRRYEWKCDALNRPSRRAAQRLGFTYEGVFRQATVVKGRNRDTAWFAVIDSEWPALEEAFRAWLSPSNFDAEGRQQERLSDLTRLVRSGSDPSLK; encoded by the coding sequence ATGAAAGATGCGCGGCCACTGGGCCCGGTCGTTCCGAACTGGACGCCGCCGCCCCTGCCGGCGGGCGAGCCCATGGCGGGGCGCTATGCCGAGCTTGAAAAGCTCGACGCAGACCGTCACGCGGCGCTTCTCTACAAGGCGTTCGACGGGCACGACGAGGTCTGGGATTACATGCCCGACGGCCCCTTCGCCTCGGCTGCGCAGTTCCATCGCTGGATGCGCGGCGCCACCCAGCGCGACGACATCCTGTTCCTCGCCATCCGCGACAGGGTGACCGGCACCTATGGCGGCTTCGCCTCCTACCTGCGGATGCAGCCCGCCGCGGGCTCGATCGAGGTAGGCTTCATCGCCATGGCCCCCCAGCTTCAGCGCACCCGCGCCGCGACCGACGCGATGTACCTGATGATGAAATGGGCCTTCGAGGCGGGCTATCGCCGCTACGAATGGAAATGCGACGCCCTGAACCGCCCCTCGCGCCGGGCCGCCCAGCGGCTGGGCTTCACCTACGAGGGCGTCTTCCGCCAGGCCACGGTGGTCAAGGGCCGCAACCGCGACACCGCGTGGTTCGCCGTCATCGACAGCGAGTGGCCCGCACTTGAAGAGGCCTTCCGCGCCTGGCTGTCGCCTTCGAATTTCGATGCCGAGGGCCGGCAGCAGGAACGGTTGAGCGACCTGACCCGCCTTGTTCGCAGCGGCTCCGATCCGTCGCTGAAATAG
- a CDS encoding DUF1501 domain-containing protein — protein MTRPNLSRRLFLTRSMALGCSLAASPLVTPVTMASAPGENRLVVIILRGGLDGLDAVRPYGAPEFDSYRGALLDGAVPGEHDLDGFFALNPALGPLMPLWRLGELGFAHAVSTPYRDKRSHFDGQDILEAGTGATDRAEGRDGWLNRLLQGLPGAEAETAYAIGRADMLLARGAADVANWSPDAALPLSPQAEKLLDMVMHDDPLFREATTEAIGLSQIGLAARGAQTGDTVLDTGGMMDAMQDSMAEAPGKGGLTEIARFAADRLRADTRIAAWSINGFDTHSNQARQLPRTLADLSDNILALREALGPVWGKTAVVAMTEFGRTARANGTKGTDHGTGGAMLFAGGALRGGQVVRDWPGLAEADLYDRRDLMPTRDVRAHAGWMMRQLFGLEAGLIERTVFPGVELGPDPKLIL, from the coding sequence ATGACCCGCCCGAACCTGTCCCGCCGCCTTTTCCTGACCCGGTCGATGGCCCTTGGCTGTTCGCTGGCGGCAAGCCCGCTGGTGACGCCGGTCACCATGGCCAGCGCGCCGGGCGAGAACCGGCTCGTCGTCATCATCCTGCGCGGCGGGCTCGACGGGCTCGACGCGGTGCGGCCCTATGGCGCCCCCGAATTCGACAGCTACCGCGGGGCGCTGCTCGACGGGGCCGTGCCGGGCGAGCATGACCTCGACGGCTTCTTCGCCCTGAACCCGGCGCTCGGGCCGCTGATGCCGCTCTGGCGGCTGGGCGAGCTGGGCTTTGCCCATGCCGTCTCGACACCCTATCGCGACAAGCGCAGCCACTTCGACGGGCAGGACATCCTCGAAGCCGGCACCGGGGCAACCGACCGGGCCGAGGGGCGCGACGGCTGGCTCAACCGTCTGCTGCAGGGCCTGCCGGGTGCCGAGGCCGAGACCGCCTATGCCATCGGCCGGGCTGACATGCTGCTGGCGCGGGGCGCGGCCGACGTGGCCAACTGGTCGCCCGACGCCGCCCTGCCGCTCAGCCCGCAGGCGGAAAAGCTGCTCGACATGGTGATGCATGACGACCCGCTCTTCCGCGAGGCCACCACCGAGGCCATCGGCCTGTCACAGATCGGCCTGGCCGCGCGCGGGGCACAGACCGGCGACACTGTTCTCGACACCGGCGGCATGATGGACGCCATGCAGGACAGCATGGCCGAGGCCCCCGGCAAGGGCGGCCTGACCGAGATTGCCCGCTTCGCCGCCGACCGGCTGCGCGCCGATACCCGGATCGCGGCGTGGTCGATCAACGGCTTCGACACCCATTCCAACCAGGCCCGGCAACTGCCCCGCACGCTGGCGGACCTCTCCGACAACATACTCGCCCTGCGCGAGGCGCTGGGCCCGGTCTGGGGCAAGACCGCCGTGGTCGCCATGACCGAGTTCGGCCGCACCGCCCGCGCCAACGGCACGAAGGGCACCGATCACGGCACCGGCGGTGCGATGCTCTTCGCCGGCGGCGCGCTGCGCGGTGGGCAGGTGGTGCGCGACTGGCCGGGGCTGGCCGAGGCCGACCTTTACGACAGGCGCGACCTCATGCCCACGCGCGACGTGCGCGCCCACGCCGGCTGGATGATGCGCCAGCTCTTCGGACTCGAGGCGGGGCTGATCGAACGGACGGTTTTCCCGGGCGTCGAGCTCGGCCCCGACCCGAAGCTGATCCTGTAG
- a CDS encoding DUF1800 domain-containing protein gives MSFDPERAAIRFGCGLSPRIAPPTSVEDMLSRLSGPDHAAKAFPVPDYQTSVAHHFDLRDARKAKRRAKTDAERNKANKAIRQVRQGFHREAGHWFANVMLRRALSEDAFRERLTAFWADHFTALHRGGPMRYGHVLYADEAIRPHVAGRFSDMLRAAATHPLMLNFLDQGESSGPNSAAAAKKERFGGLNENLAREMLELHTLGVNGPYTQADVRQLAELLTGLSYGMRKGFIFRPDLAEPGPESVLSVEYGGTGQARLEDIYAALDDLARHPATARHIARKLAVHFVSDTPDEGLVEAMTARYTATDGQLPEVYAEMLSHPAAWADAPGNVKQPMDFIGSSLRALDIVPRHMPADKNGQMRRMFYIPLELMGQAWGQPLGPDGWEEADDAWITPQRLAARLIWGMTVPFQLRRVLPDPRDFVETALGARAPEEVRFAARAAETRAEGIGIVLASPAFQRM, from the coding sequence ATGAGCTTTGATCCCGAACGCGCAGCCATCCGGTTCGGATGTGGTCTGTCGCCCCGCATTGCGCCCCCGACCTCGGTCGAGGACATGCTTTCGCGACTGTCCGGCCCTGACCATGCGGCCAAGGCGTTTCCCGTACCGGATTACCAGACCTCGGTCGCGCATCATTTCGACCTGCGCGATGCCCGCAAGGCCAAGCGCAGGGCCAAGACCGACGCAGAGAGGAACAAGGCCAACAAGGCCATCCGGCAGGTGCGCCAGGGGTTCCATCGCGAAGCCGGTCATTGGTTTGCCAATGTCATGCTGCGCCGTGCCCTGAGCGAGGACGCGTTTCGAGAGCGGCTGACCGCCTTCTGGGCCGATCACTTCACCGCGCTTCACCGGGGCGGGCCGATGCGCTACGGGCACGTGCTCTATGCCGACGAGGCGATCCGGCCGCACGTGGCGGGGCGCTTTTCGGACATGCTGCGCGCGGCGGCCACCCATCCGCTGATGCTGAATTTCCTCGACCAGGGCGAATCCTCGGGGCCCAACAGCGCGGCGGCGGCGAAGAAGGAAAGATTTGGCGGCCTGAACGAGAACCTCGCCCGCGAAATGCTCGAGCTGCACACGCTGGGCGTCAACGGGCCCTACACGCAGGCGGATGTGCGGCAGCTGGCCGAATTGCTGACCGGCCTCAGCTACGGCATGCGCAAGGGCTTCATCTTCCGGCCCGACCTGGCCGAACCGGGGCCGGAATCGGTGCTGTCGGTGGAATATGGCGGCACCGGGCAGGCCCGTCTCGAGGACATCTACGCCGCGCTCGACGATCTCGCCCGCCACCCGGCGACGGCCCGGCACATCGCCCGCAAGCTGGCGGTGCATTTCGTGTCCGACACGCCCGACGAGGGGCTCGTCGAGGCCATGACCGCGCGCTACACCGCCACCGACGGCCAACTGCCCGAGGTCTATGCCGAGATGCTCTCGCACCCTGCCGCGTGGGCCGACGCCCCGGGCAACGTCAAGCAGCCGATGGATTTCATCGGCTCCAGCCTGCGCGCGCTCGATATCGTGCCCCGGCACATGCCCGCCGACAAGAACGGTCAGATGCGCCGGATGTTCTACATACCGCTCGAGCTGATGGGCCAGGCCTGGGGGCAACCCCTCGGCCCCGACGGCTGGGAGGAGGCAGACGACGCATGGATCACGCCCCAGCGCCTGGCCGCGCGGCTGATCTGGGGCATGACCGTGCCGTTCCAGCTGCGCCGCGTGCTGCCCGACCCGCGCGACTTCGTCGAAACCGCCCTTGGCGCCCGCGCGCCCGAAGAGGTGCGCTTTGCCGCCCGCGCCGCCGAAACCCGGGCAGAAGGCATCGGCATCGTGCTGGCCTCTCCCGCCTTCCAGCGCATGTAG
- a CDS encoding hemerythrin domain-containing protein, whose product MTSIYDAIQEDHQTHRTLLNQIAETSGDSEERRKAWKAFYEDVKSHAAAEEETFYSKLMNKTWGQDAARHSVHEHQQMDDIMEELNEMDMSSPGWLQRFETLKHDYEHHMDEEEEDVFSRAKEVFEEGENEAFGDRFLKRKKEERGLIEEKREDSLED is encoded by the coding sequence ATGACGTCGATCTACGATGCTATCCAGGAAGACCACCAGACCCATCGCACCTTGCTGAACCAGATCGCCGAAACGTCGGGCGACAGCGAGGAGCGGCGCAAGGCGTGGAAGGCGTTTTACGAGGACGTGAAATCGCACGCCGCCGCCGAGGAAGAAACGTTCTATTCCAAGCTGATGAACAAGACGTGGGGGCAGGACGCGGCCCGCCATTCGGTGCATGAGCATCAGCAGATGGACGACATCATGGAAGAGCTGAACGAGATGGACATGTCCTCGCCCGGGTGGCTGCAGCGGTTCGAGACGCTGAAGCACGATTACGAGCATCACATGGACGAGGAAGAGGAAGACGTCTTTTCCCGCGCCAAGGAGGTGTTCGAAGAGGGCGAGAACGAGGCGTTCGGCGACCGCTTCCTCAAGCGCAAGAAAGAGGAGCGCGGGCTGATCGAGGAGAAGCGCGAGGACAGCCTGGAAGACTGA
- the aspS gene encoding aspartate--tRNA ligase yields MHAYRSHTCAELTKSNVGETVRLSGWVNRIRDHGGVLFIDLRDHYGMTQVLCDPDSAVFSQVEKVRSEWCIRIDGEVKARDESLINPRITTGEIEVYIRDIEVLGASAELPLIVFGDQEYPEETRLRYRYLDLRREAMQRNMTLRSDVVASFRRRMWDKNFREFQTPIITASSPEGARDFLVPSRLHPGKFYALPQAPQQFKQLIMMSGFDKYFQIAPCFRDEDPRADRSPTDFYQLDMEMSFVTQQDIFDTISPVIAGVFEEHGQGAKVDDPASWPQIPYKEAALKYGTDKPDLRNPIEMQDVSEHFRGSGFAIFAKLLEQDGTEIRAIPAPTGGSRKFCDRMNSFAQKEGLPGMGYIFWRDQGEGMEAAGPLAKNIGPERTEAIREQLGLGVGDAAFFLGGKPSAFERVAGKARDVIGEELNLTEQNRFAFAWIVDFPIYEKDEENGAIDFEHNPFSMPQGGMEALEGDPLAVKGYQYDLACNGYEIVSGAIRNHKPEIMFKAFELAGYDEAEVRKRFGALVNAFQYGAPPHGGCAAGIDRIVMLLAGTSNIREVIMFPMNQRAEDLMMNAPSEPTSDQLMELGLRVIPQE; encoded by the coding sequence ATGCACGCATATCGCAGCCACACCTGCGCAGAACTGACCAAGTCGAACGTGGGCGAGACCGTCCGCCTGTCGGGCTGGGTGAACCGCATCCGCGACCATGGCGGCGTTCTGTTCATCGACCTGCGCGACCATTACGGCATGACGCAGGTGCTGTGCGACCCCGACAGCGCGGTGTTCTCGCAGGTCGAGAAGGTCCGCTCGGAATGGTGCATCCGCATCGACGGCGAGGTGAAGGCGCGCGACGAGAGCCTGATCAACCCCCGCATCACCACCGGCGAGATCGAGGTCTACATCCGCGATATCGAGGTGCTGGGCGCCTCGGCCGAACTGCCGCTCATCGTCTTCGGCGACCAGGAATACCCCGAGGAAACCCGCCTGCGCTATCGCTACCTCGACCTGCGCCGCGAGGCGATGCAGCGCAACATGACGCTCCGCTCCGACGTGGTGGCCTCCTTCCGCCGCCGCATGTGGGATAAGAATTTCCGCGAGTTCCAGACGCCGATCATCACCGCGTCCTCGCCCGAGGGCGCGCGCGACTTCCTGGTGCCCTCGCGCCTGCACCCGGGGAAATTCTACGCCCTGCCGCAGGCCCCGCAGCAATTCAAGCAGCTGATCATGATGTCGGGCTTCGACAAGTACTTCCAGATCGCCCCCTGCTTCCGCGACGAAGACCCGCGCGCCGACCGCTCGCCGACCGACTTCTACCAGCTCGACATGGAAATGAGCTTCGTCACCCAGCAGGACATTTTCGACACCATCTCGCCCGTCATCGCGGGCGTATTCGAGGAACATGGGCAAGGCGCCAAGGTCGACGACCCGGCAAGCTGGCCGCAGATCCCCTACAAGGAAGCGGCGCTCAAATACGGCACCGACAAACCCGACCTGCGCAACCCGATCGAGATGCAGGACGTCTCCGAACATTTCCGCGGCTCGGGCTTCGCGATCTTCGCCAAGCTCTTGGAACAGGACGGCACCGAGATCCGCGCCATCCCGGCGCCCACGGGCGGCAGCCGCAAGTTCTGCGACCGGATGAACAGCTTCGCCCAGAAAGAGGGCCTGCCGGGGATGGGCTATATCTTCTGGCGCGACCAGGGCGAGGGGATGGAAGCGGCCGGCCCGCTGGCCAAGAATATCGGGCCCGAGCGCACCGAGGCGATCCGCGAACAGCTAGGCCTCGGCGTGGGCGACGCGGCCTTCTTCCTCGGCGGCAAGCCTTCCGCCTTCGAACGCGTGGCAGGCAAGGCCCGTGACGTCATCGGCGAGGAACTGAACCTCACCGAACAGAACCGCTTCGCCTTTGCCTGGATCGTCGACTTCCCGATCTACGAGAAGGACGAGGAGAACGGCGCCATCGACTTCGAGCACAACCCCTTTTCGATGCCGCAGGGCGGGATGGAGGCGCTCGAGGGCGACCCGCTCGCCGTCAAGGGCTACCAGTACGACCTCGCCTGCAACGGCTACGAGATCGTCTCGGGCGCCATCCGGAACCACAAGCCGGAAATCATGTTCAAGGCCTTCGAACTGGCCGGCTATGACGAGGCCGAGGTGCGCAAACGCTTCGGCGCCCTCGTCAACGCCTTCCAGTACGGCGCACCCCCGCACGGCGGCTGCGCGGCGGGCATCGACCGCATCGTCATGCTGCTGGCCGGCACCTCGAACATCCGCGAGGTCATCATGTTCCCGATGAACCAGCGCGCCGAGGACCTGATGATGAACGCACCGTCAGAGCCGACCAGCGATCAGCTGATGGAGCTGGGCCTGCGGGTGATCCCGCAGGAATAG
- a CDS encoding SAM-dependent methyltransferase encodes MWDKIFDGFLTHLMHVGDFRLTFPDGTTRRYGDGSGDPIGVTLHDPTLPRKIIMSPDMAVGEAYMDERLTIENDDLSGFLELAIRNVALQGDPWFRKPLALGRHMMRYLQQFNPVGRSRANVAHHYDLSGELYDLFLDEDRQYSCAYFRRPDMTLEEAQEAKKQHIAGKLLIEPGMKVLDIGCGWGGMGLTLARDFGAEVTGVTLSTEQYNMANRRAEEAGLSDRCKFELMDYRNVQGQFDRIVSVGMFEHVGVPHYEEYFRTVKKLLKDDGVALIHTIGRSDPPGTTSPWILKYIFPGGYCPALSEAMKPIENQDLFATDVEVWRLHYAMTLRHWHDRFMANIDKARALYDERFCRMWRYYLIACEMTFRHNQQVVFQFQLTKQQDAVPLTRDYLYCPDDKDGLRHAAE; translated from the coding sequence ATGTGGGACAAGATTTTCGATGGGTTTTTGACCCATCTCATGCATGTCGGCGATTTCCGACTTACTTTTCCGGACGGAACAACGCGGCGCTACGGTGACGGCTCAGGCGACCCGATCGGGGTCACGCTGCACGACCCGACCCTGCCCCGCAAGATCATCATGTCCCCCGACATGGCCGTGGGCGAGGCCTATATGGACGAGCGGCTGACCATCGAGAATGACGACCTTTCGGGCTTTCTCGAACTGGCGATCCGCAATGTCGCCCTTCAGGGCGACCCGTGGTTCCGCAAGCCGCTGGCGCTGGGGCGGCATATGATGCGGTATCTGCAACAGTTCAACCCCGTTGGGCGGTCTCGCGCCAACGTCGCGCATCACTATGACCTCTCGGGCGAGCTCTACGATCTCTTCCTCGACGAAGACCGGCAATACTCCTGCGCCTATTTCCGCCGGCCCGACATGACGCTGGAGGAGGCACAGGAGGCGAAGAAACAGCATATCGCTGGCAAGCTGCTGATCGAGCCGGGGATGAAGGTGCTGGATATCGGCTGTGGCTGGGGCGGCATGGGCCTGACGCTGGCCCGCGACTTTGGCGCCGAGGTGACGGGCGTGACGCTCTCGACCGAGCAGTACAACATGGCCAACAGGCGCGCCGAGGAGGCGGGGCTTTCCGACCGCTGCAAGTTCGAGCTGATGGATTACCGGAACGTGCAGGGGCAGTTCGACCGGATCGTCTCGGTCGGCATGTTCGAGCATGTGGGCGTGCCGCATTACGAGGAATATTTCCGCACGGTGAAGAAGCTGCTGAAGGATGACGGTGTCGCGCTCATCCACACGATCGGCCGGTCTGACCCGCCGGGCACGACGAGCCCGTGGATCCTGAAATACATCTTCCCGGGCGGCTATTGCCCGGCGCTGTCCGAAGCGATGAAGCCCATCGAGAACCAGGACCTGTTCGCGACCGATGTCGAGGTGTGGCGCCTGCATTACGCGATGACGCTGCGCCATTGGCATGACCGGTTCATGGCCAATATCGACAAGGCGCGCGCGCTTTACGACGAGCGGTTCTGCCGGATGTGGCGGTATTACCTGATCGCCTGCGAGATGACGTTCCGGCACAATCAGCAGGTGGTGTTCCAGTTCCAGTTGACCAAGCAGCAGGACGCGGTGCCGCTGACGCGGGATTACCTCTATTGCCCGGACGACAAGGACGGCCTCCGGCACGCGGCGGAGTAG
- a CDS encoding aminotransferase class IV family protein: MESPLRPPADPGFRLIETCLWTPEGGIHRRARHLARLYATADRLGIVPRDVEAALDAVNGQGPLRVRLTVDVEGQAEVTAHAFTLLPEGTIWRVVFAEERVPAQDPWRQVKTTERGLYDRARAAMPDGIDELLFLNDRGELCEGTITNIFVESEAGLLTPPLSSGLLPGILRAELLEAGQAREAILTRADLQSAKQIHVGNALRGLIRAALPS; this comes from the coding sequence ATGGAAAGCCCGCTTCGCCCGCCGGCTGACCCCGGCTTTCGCCTGATCGAAACCTGCCTCTGGACGCCGGAGGGCGGTATTCACCGACGCGCCCGTCACCTGGCTCGCCTGTACGCCACGGCGGATCGGCTCGGCATCGTACCGAGGGATGTCGAGGCGGCGCTCGACGCGGTGAACGGGCAGGGGCCCTTGCGGGTGCGGCTGACGGTGGATGTGGAGGGACAGGCGGAGGTCACGGCCCACGCCTTTACCCTGCTGCCAGAGGGCACGATTTGGCGTGTGGTCTTTGCCGAGGAGCGCGTGCCGGCCCAAGACCCGTGGCGACAGGTAAAGACCACAGAGCGCGGTCTCTACGACCGCGCCCGCGCCGCAATGCCGGACGGTATCGACGAGCTGCTTTTCCTCAACGACCGCGGCGAGCTTTGCGAAGGGACCATCACCAATATCTTCGTGGAATCCGAAGCCGGCCTGCTGACCCCGCCGCTGTCCTCCGGCTTGCTGCCCGGTATCCTGCGCGCCGAATTGCTGGAAGCGGGGCAAGCGCGCGAGGCCATCCTCACGCGTGCCGATCTGCAATCGGCCAAGCAAATCCACGTCGGCAACGCCCTGCGCGGCCTGATCCGGGCGGCTCTTCCGTCCTGA
- a CDS encoding aminodeoxychorismate synthase component I encodes MQIRFDHGPGGGAAVFGAPLRLITADAPAEVPGALAALDEARAAGAWLAGFASYELGYALEPRLAPLMPETRRLPLLCFGVYDTPGAAPPLRPGPASLDAFRPAWSEAAYNAAFDRVHALIGAGDIYQANLTFPANMAAHGTPGALYAALSAIQPVCHGALVTGHDGPDILSRSPELFFRTDADGRIETRPMKGTQPRSDDAAEDARRRDFLATDEKNRAENLMIVDLLRNDISRVCTPGSVRVPELFAVESYETVHQMTSLVTGQMQGGTGLSDIFHALFPCGSITGAPKLRAMEILAGLEPAAREIYCGTLGWAAPDGRSEFNVAIRTLMLEGPRAVLNVGGGVVYDSTAPSEYEEALWKARFARRLTPAFA; translated from the coding sequence ATGCAGATTCGCTTCGATCATGGCCCCGGCGGCGGGGCCGCTGTCTTCGGCGCTCCCCTCCGGCTGATCACGGCCGATGCGCCGGCGGAGGTGCCCGGCGCGCTTGCCGCGCTGGATGAGGCCCGCGCGGCCGGCGCGTGGCTCGCGGGGTTCGCCAGCTACGAGCTGGGTTATGCGCTGGAGCCGCGGCTTGCGCCTTTGATGCCCGAGACGCGCCGCCTGCCGCTCCTGTGCTTCGGCGTTTACGACACGCCCGGGGCGGCCCCGCCCCTGCGCCCCGGCCCGGCGTCGCTCGACGCCTTCCGCCCGGCGTGGTCCGAGGCGGCCTACAACGCCGCCTTCGACCGCGTACACGCCCTTATCGGCGCCGGTGACATCTACCAGGCCAACCTGACCTTCCCCGCCAACATGGCCGCCCACGGCACGCCAGGGGCGCTCTACGCCGCGCTCAGCGCCATCCAGCCCGTCTGCCACGGTGCACTCGTCACCGGCCATGACGGCCCCGACATCCTGTCGCGCTCGCCCGAGCTGTTCTTCCGCACCGATGCCGACGGCCGGATCGAGACCCGCCCCATGAAAGGCACCCAGCCGCGCAGCGATGATGCGGCCGAGGACGCACGCCGCCGCGATTTCCTCGCGACGGATGAAAAGAACCGCGCCGAGAACCTGATGATCGTCGACCTGCTGCGCAACGATATCTCCCGGGTCTGCACCCCGGGTTCCGTCCGCGTGCCCGAGCTTTTCGCCGTGGAAAGCTACGAGACGGTTCATCAGATGACCTCCCTCGTCACCGGCCAGATGCAAGGCGGCACGGGCCTTTCGGACATTTTCCACGCCCTCTTCCCCTGCGGCTCGATCACCGGGGCGCCGAAGCTGCGGGCGATGGAAATCCTCGCAGGGCTCGAACCGGCGGCGCGCGAGATCTATTGCGGCACGTTAGGCTGGGCCGCGCCCGACGGGCGGTCGGAATTCAACGTGGCCATCCGCACGCTGATGCTCGAAGGCCCGCGCGCCGTGCTCAACGTGGGCGGCGGCGTCGTCTACGACAGCACCGCCCCATCCGAATACGAGGAGGCGCTATGGAAAGCCCGCTTCGCCCGCCGGCTGACCCCGGCTTTCGCCTGA